The following are encoded in a window of Acropora muricata isolate sample 2 chromosome 6, ASM3666990v1, whole genome shotgun sequence genomic DNA:
- the LOC136920394 gene encoding uncharacterized protein: protein MAHKTETQLMANLPALRLAPYTPPFYMTACDYCGLYNVKILRNKTAKHYGVLFTCLNTRAVHLEMAVDLSTMEFLQVLRRFLAMRGRPAVILSDNGSQFVGAEKELRQMVGDVNEDEVKEFCGEKGMQWKFITPGAPHQNGCAEALVKTCKRALKKAVGSQVLTLLELYTVLLEVANLVNQRPIGRIPNDPDDGNYICPNDILLGRASSEIPQGPFKGTNNPRYRVEFVQKIIDSFWKRWSRDVFPSLIPRKKWQVEKRNERPDDIVVVSDPSALRGKWSIGRVLEVHPGPDGRVRNVEVKTSTGRYSRPITKVAVIHPAEGDD, encoded by the coding sequence ATGGCGCACAAGACGGAGACTCAATTAATGGCAAATCTACCCGCCCTTCGCCTAGCTCCGTATACCCCACCGTTCTACATGACCGCTTGCGACTATTGCGGGCTTTACAACGTCAAGATCTTAAGAAACAAAACCGCAAAGCATTACGGAGTCTTGTTCACATGCCTGAACACAAGAGCTGTCCATTTGGAAATGGCAGTGGACCTTTCAACGATGGAGTTTCTTCAAGTCCTGAGAAGATTCTTAGCCATGCGAGGTCGACCAGCAGTCATACTGAGTGACAATGGCTCTCAGTTTGTCGGTGCCGAGAAAGAACTGCGTCAGATGGTAGGCGACGTAAACGAAGACGAAGTTAAAGAGTTCTGTGGAGAGAAGGGGATGCAGTGGAAGTTTATCACGCCAGGTGCCCCGCATCAAAATGGTTGTGCAGAAGCACTAGTTAAAACCTGCAAGAGAGCTCTGAAGAAAGCTGTTGGCAGTCAGGTACTAACTCTATTGGAGCTGTACACAGTTCTACTGGAAGTGGCTAATCTAGTAAACCAGCGACCAATTGGTAGGATACCAAATGACCCGGACGATGGCAATTACATATGTCCAAACGACATACTTCTAGGACGTGCGTCATCAGAAATTCCTCAAGGGCCTTTCAAGGGAACGAATAACCCACGCTACAGGGTGGAATTCGTGCAGAAAATAATCGATTCATTTTGGAAGCGCTGGAGCAGAGATGTCTTCCCGTCACTCATACCTAGGAAGAAATGGCAGGTGGAAAAGCGGAACGAGAGACCAGATGATATCGTGGTAGTATCAGATCCCAGTGCTCTCCGAGGGAAATGGTCAATTGGAAGAGTCTTAGAAGTACACCCTGGACCTGACGGTCGAGTGCGGAATGTTGAAGTCAAGACGTCGACGGGAAGGTACAGCCGACCCATAACCAAGGTAGCAGTCATACACCCTGCGGAAGGTGATGACTAG